A stretch of the Streptomyces sp. NBC_00078 genome encodes the following:
- a CDS encoding NAD-dependent protein deacetylase: protein MRMRPTLSWMPTEDLPAGTTDLAPVADALRAGGVLVLSGAGISTESGIPDYRGEGGSLSRHTPMTYQDFTAGAQARRRYWARSHLGWRTFGRARPNAGHRAVAAFGRHGLLAGVITQNVDGLHQVAGSEDVVELHGSLDRVVCLSCGAVSPRRELARRLEAANPGFEPAAAAINPDGDADLTDNQVGDFRVLPCTLCGGILKPDVVFFGETVPPRRVDHCRTLVREAASLLVLGSSLTVMSGLRFVRQAAEAEKPVLIVNRDPTRGDRHALTRILLPLGTALTTLADQLGIPLDDHPVGRPQA, encoded by the coding sequence ATGCGCATGCGCCCCACTCTGAGCTGGATGCCTACCGAGGACCTGCCTGCGGGCACCACGGATCTGGCGCCGGTCGCCGATGCGCTGCGCGCCGGCGGTGTGCTGGTGCTCAGCGGGGCCGGCATCTCCACGGAGTCGGGCATCCCCGACTACCGGGGCGAGGGCGGGAGCCTGAGCCGGCACACCCCGATGACGTACCAGGACTTCACCGCGGGCGCCCAGGCCCGGCGCCGGTACTGGGCCCGCAGCCACCTCGGCTGGCGCACCTTCGGCCGGGCCCGCCCCAACGCCGGTCACCGGGCTGTGGCCGCGTTCGGCCGGCACGGACTGCTCGCGGGTGTGATCACCCAGAACGTGGACGGTCTGCACCAGGTCGCGGGCAGTGAGGACGTCGTCGAGCTGCACGGAAGCCTGGACCGGGTCGTCTGCCTTTCGTGCGGCGCCGTCAGCCCGCGCCGCGAACTCGCCCGCCGGCTGGAGGCCGCCAATCCAGGTTTCGAGCCGGCGGCCGCCGCAATCAACCCGGACGGTGACGCCGACCTCACCGATAACCAGGTCGGCGACTTCCGTGTGCTGCCCTGCACGCTCTGCGGCGGCATCCTCAAACCGGACGTGGTCTTCTTCGGCGAGACCGTGCCGCCGCGGCGGGTCGATCACTGCCGCACGCTGGTCAGGGAAGCAGCCTCACTACTGGTCCTGGGCTCCTCGCTGACGGTGATGTCCGGACTCCGGTTCGTCCGCCAGGCGGCCGAGGCCGAGAAGCCGGTACTGATCGTCAACCGGGATCCGACCCGGGGCGACCGGCACGCGCTCACCCGCATCCTGCTCCCGCTCGGAACAGCCCTCACCACCCTCGCCGACCAACTGGGCATCCCCCTGGACGACCACCCCGTGGGCCGGCCGCAAGCGTGA
- a CDS encoding VOC family protein has protein sequence MLTFTDVILDCPDPWKLAEFYAELLGWEINTDISTEHWVNLRNDGVELSFQRVENYKRPSWPDQEHPQQFHLDFEVDEFEPEHRRVIKLGATLQKSFVGESGYGWQVYVDPAGHPFCLCRNRPQS, from the coding sequence ATGCTCACGTTCACCGATGTAATCCTTGACTGTCCCGACCCCTGGAAGCTGGCCGAGTTCTACGCCGAGCTGCTGGGCTGGGAGATCAACACCGATATCAGCACCGAGCACTGGGTCAACCTGCGCAACGACGGCGTCGAGTTGTCGTTTCAGCGGGTGGAGAACTACAAGCGGCCCAGCTGGCCGGACCAGGAGCATCCGCAGCAGTTCCACCTCGACTTCGAAGTGGACGAGTTCGAGCCCGAGCACCGCCGCGTGATCAAGCTGGGCGCCACCCTCCAGAAGAGCTTCGTCGGCGAGTCCGGCTACGGCTGGCAGGTCTACGTCGACCCGGCCGGGCATCCGTTCTGCCTGTGCCGCAACCGTCCCCAGTCCTGA
- a CDS encoding MarR family transcriptional regulator → MTHVARRMFELLEPICLVTFFADECNEELAALGHRTYWDGYFASRAAPLGRVPAQVVHAAFYSFADGEAARHIPSAWETIPPEASVAARERGSAASLRRILGEKSADSPGLVRAADLTTKAATKAPTEGRVMYAGMRTLPVPSDPVARLWHSATMLREHRGDGHVAALVGARIGGTEAHVLSALAMGIHPPESFGRIHHLPKERLAAVMDGLRERGLVDTGGHFTDAGRETKQRIEALTDELAAPPYDALSPAELDELVAELEPITATLVAAGSR, encoded by the coding sequence ATGACTCACGTCGCCCGCCGCATGTTCGAGCTCTTGGAGCCGATCTGCTTGGTCACCTTCTTCGCCGACGAGTGCAACGAGGAGCTGGCAGCGCTCGGCCACCGCACCTACTGGGACGGCTACTTCGCCAGCCGCGCCGCGCCGCTGGGGCGGGTGCCGGCGCAGGTCGTGCACGCGGCCTTCTACAGCTTCGCCGACGGGGAGGCCGCGCGGCACATCCCGAGTGCGTGGGAGACGATCCCGCCCGAGGCGTCCGTCGCCGCGCGGGAGCGGGGCAGCGCGGCCTCCCTACGGCGGATCCTCGGCGAGAAGTCGGCCGACTCCCCGGGCCTGGTGCGCGCCGCCGACCTCACCACCAAAGCCGCGACGAAAGCGCCCACAGAAGGCCGGGTGATGTACGCGGGGATGCGTACCCTTCCGGTGCCGAGCGACCCGGTCGCCCGACTGTGGCATTCCGCGACCATGCTGCGCGAGCACCGTGGTGACGGGCACGTCGCCGCTCTCGTCGGCGCGCGCATCGGCGGCACGGAGGCCCACGTGCTCAGCGCACTGGCGATGGGCATCCACCCGCCGGAGTCGTTCGGGCGCATCCACCACCTGCCGAAGGAGCGGCTGGCCGCGGTCATGGACGGCTTGCGCGAGCGCGGACTCGTCGACACCGGCGGCCACTTCACCGACGCCGGTCGCGAGACCAAGCAACGCATCGAAGCCCTTACCGACGAACTCGCCGCCCCGCCGTACGACGCCCTGTCTCCCGCTGAGCTCGACGAGCTGGTCGCCGAGCTCGAACCCATCACCGCGACGCTGGTGGCCGCGGGGTCGCGATGA
- a CDS encoding nuclear transport factor 2 family protein: protein MTDRDDFLAWVKTALYEAELALHNGDAAPRRALWSRNEPVSVLGAWRNGYGRREIDELFAALEKSFSDCTSYVFELQAYDVSGDMAYTAGLEHTSASVGGEPRTYTLRATQVYRREEGEWRVAHRHGDTVTD, encoded by the coding sequence ATGACCGATCGCGACGATTTCCTGGCGTGGGTCAAGACCGCCCTGTACGAGGCGGAACTCGCGCTGCACAACGGCGACGCGGCCCCCCGGCGGGCGCTCTGGTCACGCAATGAGCCCGTGAGCGTCCTGGGGGCGTGGCGCAACGGCTACGGCCGGCGAGAGATCGACGAGCTGTTCGCCGCCCTTGAGAAGAGCTTCTCGGACTGCACGTCGTACGTTTTCGAACTGCAGGCGTACGACGTGTCGGGAGACATGGCCTATACGGCCGGCCTTGAGCACACGTCTGCCTCCGTCGGCGGAGAACCGCGCACTTACACGTTGCGGGCCACCCAGGTGTACCGCCGCGAGGAAGGCGAGTGGAGGGTCGCTCATCGTCACGGCGACACAGTGACCGACTGA
- a CDS encoding trans-aconitate 2-methyltransferase: MSAAARGDAPGEGRYGEAVFPPQQAGEGERIDFGALAYDDITVARLRALGVGPGWRCLDVGAGTGTVARRLLEEAGVTSVLAVDRDVRFLAERAVPGLDVTEADITAPGFVTGRRFRLVHARFVLMHLAERERLITTLAELVAPGGVLVLSDALDLTSDRTPSTPYTRVMQSMWQGLRATIGTDVSWVPSYPHLLRGAGLGPVAAEAHVPPLVPGSPISRFWADTWERSRGAMVATGLVDDAAVDSALRYLDSDECAALSAGMLTAWGWKPEETAS, encoded by the coding sequence GTGAGTGCCGCTGCGCGCGGAGATGCGCCGGGTGAGGGCCGTTACGGCGAAGCCGTCTTCCCTCCGCAACAGGCGGGCGAGGGGGAGCGCATCGACTTCGGCGCCCTGGCCTACGACGACATCACCGTGGCGCGGTTGCGGGCACTCGGGGTCGGCCCGGGTTGGCGCTGCCTCGACGTCGGCGCCGGGACCGGCACGGTCGCCCGCCGGCTGCTGGAGGAGGCCGGGGTGACGAGCGTGCTCGCCGTGGACCGCGATGTTCGCTTTCTCGCGGAGCGAGCCGTGCCCGGGCTGGACGTGACAGAGGCCGACATCACTGCTCCGGGCTTCGTCACGGGCCGCCGGTTCCGGCTCGTCCACGCGCGGTTCGTGTTGATGCACCTGGCCGAACGCGAACGGCTGATCACGACACTGGCCGAACTTGTCGCGCCCGGCGGTGTTCTGGTACTCAGCGACGCGCTCGACCTGACGAGCGACCGGACGCCCAGCACGCCGTACACCAGGGTGATGCAGTCGATGTGGCAGGGGCTGCGCGCCACCATCGGCACCGATGTCTCCTGGGTGCCGTCGTACCCGCACCTGCTGCGTGGGGCGGGGCTCGGGCCCGTTGCCGCCGAGGCCCATGTGCCTCCGCTGGTGCCCGGCAGCCCCATCAGCCGTTTCTGGGCGGACACATGGGAGCGAAGCAGGGGGGCGATGGTTGCCACCGGCCTGGTTGACGACGCAGCCGTCGACTCGGCGCTCCGGTACCTCGACTCCGACGAATGCGCCGCACTGTCAGCCGGCATGCTCACCGCCTGGGGCTGGAAACCCGAGGAGACGGCGAGCTGA
- a CDS encoding dienelactone hydrolase family protein — MQFTSQQRLDDGVLEREFTLGEIPGILWTSGSAPAPLILIGHNGGLHKRESRLVARARHCAAEYGYAVAAIDHPGHGDRPRSAVDEQARAVLRRAMAAGEPVDEIFESFIVPLVEKAVPEWRTTLDALLSLPEIGGPVGYSGMTAIGIRLAVVEPRIAAAGFFAGGYVPRAQREEARQVAIPLLFLLQWDDEGNPRQRALDLFDAFGTKEKTLHANMGGHAGTPWFEVDDGNRFFGRHLK, encoded by the coding sequence ATGCAGTTCACCTCCCAACAGCGCCTCGACGACGGCGTCCTCGAACGCGAATTCACCCTCGGTGAGATCCCCGGCATCCTGTGGACGTCCGGATCCGCACCTGCTCCGCTGATACTGATCGGCCACAACGGCGGCTTGCACAAGCGGGAATCGCGGCTGGTGGCCCGGGCCCGGCACTGCGCGGCGGAGTACGGCTACGCGGTGGCCGCCATCGACCACCCCGGGCACGGCGACCGGCCCCGTTCCGCCGTCGATGAGCAGGCTCGCGCCGTCCTCCGCCGGGCGATGGCGGCCGGCGAGCCGGTCGACGAGATCTTCGAGTCCTTCATCGTCCCGCTGGTCGAAAAGGCGGTCCCGGAATGGCGGACCACGCTGGACGCCCTCCTTTCGCTGCCCGAGATCGGTGGCCCGGTGGGGTACTCGGGGATGACCGCCATCGGCATCCGCCTTGCGGTGGTCGAACCGCGCATTGCGGCCGCCGGTTTCTTCGCCGGGGGTTACGTGCCCCGCGCCCAGCGCGAGGAGGCCCGACAGGTCGCCATTCCGCTGCTGTTCCTGCTGCAGTGGGACGACGAAGGCAACCCCAGGCAGCGCGCACTGGACCTGTTCGACGCCTTCGGCACCAAGGAGAAGACGCTGCACGCCAATATGGGCGGGCACGCCGGCACCCCGTGGTTCGAGGTGGACGACGGGAACCGGTTCTTCGGCCGGCACCTGAAGTGA
- a CDS encoding DUF4097 family beta strand repeat-containing protein, producing MQKFDTPAPISAVLDIPAGRIRFIAADRADTTVEVLPANPAKSRDVQAAEQTTVAYAEGILRIRTPEHRNQLFGPSGSLELSVQLPAGSRIEARAASCEFRGVGRLGDVAFDGAYRQIKIDEAASVRLTAVDGDVEVGRLGGPAEISTARGDIRITEAVRGAVVLTTQSGDITVGAAAGVSAALAADTDYGRVSNALKNDGSVELDIRATTSRGDITARSL from the coding sequence ATGCAGAAGTTCGACACCCCCGCGCCCATCTCCGCCGTCCTGGACATCCCCGCCGGACGCATACGGTTCATTGCCGCCGACCGCGCCGACACCACCGTCGAGGTCCTGCCCGCCAACCCCGCCAAGAGCCGCGACGTCCAGGCCGCCGAGCAGACCACCGTCGCCTACGCCGAGGGCATCCTGCGGATTCGCACCCCCGAGCACAGGAACCAGCTCTTCGGCCCCTCCGGATCCCTGGAGCTCTCCGTTCAGCTGCCCGCGGGTTCCCGTATCGAGGCCAGGGCTGCCAGCTGTGAATTCCGCGGCGTCGGCCGCCTGGGCGACGTCGCCTTCGACGGCGCGTACCGCCAGATCAAGATCGACGAGGCCGCGAGCGTCCGCCTCACCGCGGTCGACGGCGACGTCGAGGTCGGCCGCCTGGGTGGCCCGGCGGAGATCAGCACAGCGAGGGGCGACATTCGGATCACCGAGGCCGTGCGCGGCGCGGTAGTGCTGACCACCCAGTCCGGCGACATCACGGTCGGCGCCGCCGCGGGCGTCTCGGCCGCCCTGGCCGCCGACACCGACTACGGCCGCGTCAGCAACGCCCTCAAGAACGATGGCTCCGTCGAACTCGACATCCGCGCCACGACCTCCCGCGGCGACATCACCGCCCGCAGCCTCTGA
- a CDS encoding acetyl-CoA synthetase, protein MSLVLRPRADDKRWIAVRSSTPAVVQVSGWRLDADGTAHASLRCAGTRGGTVEITALAKAPDVAGAARGALTLHVSVVPYPAQG, encoded by the coding sequence ATGTCCCTCGTCCTGCGGCCCCGTGCTGACGACAAGCGCTGGATCGCCGTGCGCAGTTCTACGCCGGCCGTCGTCCAGGTCTCCGGCTGGCGGCTGGATGCCGACGGCACGGCCCACGCCTCGCTGCGGTGCGCGGGTACCCGGGGCGGCACGGTCGAGATCACCGCGCTGGCGAAGGCCCCGGACGTGGCGGGCGCGGCGCGCGGTGCCCTCACACTGCACGTGAGCGTGGTGCCGTACCCGGCACAGGGATGA
- a CDS encoding L,D-transpeptidase, with protein MGRRKGGIGIAFVTVAVLVGASACGGGGSDKASGDDANAAGKASASISPKPTKPAGPPMLLDTITPQTGNTVGVAMPISVIFTNPVAAKARATVEKHMKVSASQPVAGAWHWMGDKRADWRPKTYWPANTKVKIDADLKGVSNGNGRYGVHGYTHSFTIGDDVRADVSVTGHTMKVTRNGKPVRTLSINAGSPEYPTWNGTMAVIDKQEKVHMTSCSVGISCDKGSPNYYDLTLPWDVHLTQSGTYVHYSTGDPNPGSGSARGSHGCVHLSMSDAKWFYGQVKQGDPVTITGSSRAKAPADNGYADFNLGWDQWLAGSASGEQTTATL; from the coding sequence GTGGGACGGCGCAAGGGCGGCATAGGGATCGCATTCGTCACGGTCGCGGTGCTGGTGGGCGCGAGTGCCTGCGGCGGAGGCGGTAGCGACAAGGCGAGCGGCGACGACGCGAACGCGGCAGGAAAGGCGAGTGCAAGTATCTCGCCCAAGCCGACGAAGCCCGCGGGCCCGCCGATGCTGCTGGATACGATCACCCCGCAGACGGGGAACACTGTCGGCGTGGCCATGCCGATCTCGGTGATCTTCACGAACCCGGTGGCGGCGAAGGCACGGGCCACGGTCGAGAAGCACATGAAGGTGAGCGCCTCGCAGCCGGTGGCCGGCGCCTGGCACTGGATGGGCGACAAGCGAGCCGACTGGCGGCCGAAGACGTACTGGCCCGCCAACACGAAGGTGAAGATCGACGCTGACCTGAAGGGCGTCAGCAACGGCAACGGACGCTACGGCGTACACGGCTACACGCACAGCTTCACGATCGGCGACGACGTGCGCGCGGACGTCTCGGTGACCGGACACACCATGAAGGTGACCCGGAACGGCAAGCCGGTGCGCACCCTGTCGATCAACGCGGGCAGCCCCGAGTACCCGACGTGGAACGGCACCATGGCCGTCATCGACAAGCAGGAGAAGGTCCACATGACCTCCTGCAGTGTCGGCATCAGCTGCGACAAGGGCAGCCCCAACTACTACGACCTGACGCTGCCCTGGGACGTCCACCTGACCCAGTCCGGCACGTATGTGCACTACTCGACGGGCGACCCCAACCCGGGCAGCGGCAGCGCCCGCGGCTCGCACGGCTGCGTCCACCTGTCCATGTCGGACGCCAAGTGGTTCTACGGCCAGGTCAAGCAGGGCGATCCCGTCACCATCACCGGCTCTTCCCGCGCCAAGGCCCCGGCCGACAACGGCTACGCCGACTTCAACCTCGGCTGGGACCAGTGGCTGGCAGGCAGTGCGTCCGGAGAACAGACGACCGCGACGCTGTGA
- a CDS encoding MarR family transcriptional regulator: MASGVPKMAARVLTCLFTTDAGSLTASELARRLQVSPASISKSIAFLESQSLVRRERDERRRDRYVVDDELFYQATIASARANDQLVETARQGVAILGPRTPAATRLENIARFLDFISESITRAAEQAREVLHTKSEAASADVTEASTDQ, encoded by the coding sequence ATGGCTTCGGGAGTGCCCAAGATGGCGGCCCGCGTCCTGACCTGCCTGTTCACCACCGACGCGGGCAGTCTCACCGCGTCCGAACTCGCCCGGCGCCTCCAGGTCAGCCCGGCGTCCATCTCCAAATCGATCGCTTTCCTGGAGAGCCAGAGCCTGGTGCGCCGAGAACGCGACGAGCGCCGCCGCGACCGCTACGTCGTCGACGACGAGCTCTTCTACCAGGCGACGATCGCCAGCGCCCGAGCCAACGACCAACTCGTCGAAACCGCACGTCAGGGCGTTGCTATCCTCGGCCCGCGCACCCCTGCAGCCACCCGCCTGGAGAACATCGCGCGCTTTCTCGACTTCATCAGCGAAAGCATCACCCGCGCCGCCGAACAGGCCCGCGAAGTCCTCCACACCAAGTCCGAAGCAGCCTCGGCCGACGTCACCGAAGCAAGCACGGACCAGTGA
- a CDS encoding alpha/beta fold hydrolase, which translates to MTKNSTASTTSTWTGMVPVDDTALAVTDTGGPGVPVVYLNGQFATQGYWRRVIAELGTGWRHIAYDERARGKSKRSADYSFEAAVRDVDAVLAARGVDRALVVGWSYGACVAAHWAGRNPERAVGAVLVDGAFPYDWLDAAMEQRIRKLFRRLGWFLPLLRPTGLAPRMTAEQQADSNIELGKLSRERELGPVLDDITVPVRYVVASGTSFGSRGEEQEQIRGSLDAVTARNPNIRIGAKVASNHGAILKREFPAIAEAVREVAALDRGAR; encoded by the coding sequence ATGACCAAGAACAGCACTGCCTCGACCACTTCGACATGGACCGGCATGGTGCCGGTTGACGACACGGCCCTGGCCGTCACCGACACGGGCGGTCCCGGTGTGCCCGTGGTCTATCTCAATGGGCAGTTCGCCACCCAGGGGTACTGGCGGCGGGTCATCGCCGAACTGGGAACGGGATGGCGTCACATCGCCTACGACGAGCGGGCCCGCGGCAAATCGAAACGGTCGGCGGACTATTCCTTCGAGGCGGCCGTCCGGGACGTCGATGCTGTTCTCGCGGCCAGAGGCGTGGACAGGGCGCTGGTGGTGGGCTGGTCCTACGGGGCGTGCGTGGCGGCGCACTGGGCCGGCCGGAACCCGGAGCGTGCCGTGGGCGCGGTCCTGGTTGACGGCGCGTTCCCCTACGACTGGCTCGATGCCGCGATGGAGCAGCGGATCCGGAAGCTTTTTCGGCGACTCGGCTGGTTTCTGCCGCTGCTGCGCCCGACGGGCCTGGCCCCGCGGATGACCGCCGAACAGCAGGCGGACAGCAACATCGAGCTCGGCAAACTCTCCCGCGAGCGGGAGCTGGGCCCCGTGCTGGACGACATCACCGTCCCGGTGCGGTACGTGGTCGCTTCGGGGACGTCCTTCGGAAGCCGCGGTGAGGAGCAGGAACAGATACGCGGCAGCCTCGATGCGGTGACCGCCCGCAACCCGAACATCCGGATCGGCGCGAAGGTCGCCAGCAACCACGGCGCGATCCTGAAAAGGGAGTTCCCGGCCATCGCCGAGGCCGTACGCGAGGTCGCCGCCCTCGACCGCGGGGCGCGCTGA
- a CDS encoding MFS transporter, whose protein sequence is MPRQVRDELTRRLRRSRRALRKEDVQVVEPPLLRRAVGASALGNCMEWFDFGVYSYLAATIGKVFFPGASPGAQVVSSFATFAAAFVVRPLGGLVFGPLGDRLGRQKVLATTMIMMAIGTFAIGLIPSYATIGIAAPILLLLARMVQGFSTGGEYGGATTFVAEYSPDRRRGFLSSWLDFGTFVGYALGSALVTVLNLALSDDQMLSWGWRIPFLIAGPLGAIGLYMRLKLEESPAFQQQLDEHEKGLAQTSAGSEFKTIVKDHWPALLICMGLVLLYNVTNYMVTGYLPTYQTETLNRSSSSSDVLVLIGMVWIVVLITFLGRFSDHVGRRPVYAVSAAAMILLAIPSFQLIKMHGTWPPILGVLILSTLLACFAAPSAATLPALFPTAVRYAAMGIGFNFAVAAFGGTTPLVTAALVNASGDDLMPAYYLMLAGVIGLITVKFLPESAQVPLNGSQPMVGSEDEQRELLSSAEALYRSTRQKV, encoded by the coding sequence ATGCCGCGGCAGGTCCGTGACGAGCTGACCCGCAGGCTCCGCCGCAGCAGGCGCGCGTTGCGCAAGGAGGACGTCCAGGTCGTCGAGCCGCCACTGCTGCGGCGCGCCGTCGGTGCCTCCGCACTGGGCAACTGCATGGAATGGTTCGACTTCGGCGTCTACAGCTACCTCGCCGCCACGATCGGCAAGGTCTTCTTCCCCGGCGCCTCGCCCGGTGCGCAGGTCGTCTCCTCGTTCGCCACGTTCGCCGCCGCGTTCGTTGTGCGCCCGCTGGGCGGGCTGGTGTTCGGGCCGCTCGGCGACCGTCTGGGCCGGCAGAAGGTGCTCGCCACCACCATGATCATGATGGCGATCGGCACCTTTGCCATCGGCCTGATCCCCAGTTACGCGACGATCGGCATCGCCGCGCCGATCCTGCTGCTGCTCGCCCGGATGGTCCAGGGCTTCTCCACCGGCGGGGAGTACGGCGGCGCCACCACCTTCGTGGCCGAGTACTCCCCCGACCGGCGCCGGGGCTTCCTCTCCAGCTGGCTGGACTTCGGTACGTTCGTCGGCTACGCGCTCGGCTCCGCCCTGGTCACCGTACTGAACCTCGCCCTGAGCGACGACCAGATGCTCTCGTGGGGCTGGCGGATCCCCTTCCTGATCGCGGGGCCGCTGGGCGCCATCGGTCTGTACATGCGGTTGAAGCTGGAGGAATCGCCCGCCTTCCAGCAGCAGCTCGACGAGCACGAGAAGGGCCTCGCGCAGACGTCGGCCGGCAGCGAGTTCAAGACCATCGTCAAGGACCACTGGCCTGCCCTGCTCATCTGCATGGGCCTCGTCCTCCTGTACAACGTCACCAACTACATGGTGACCGGCTACCTGCCGACCTACCAGACCGAGACCCTGAACCGGTCCAGCTCATCCTCCGACGTGCTGGTGCTCATCGGCATGGTGTGGATCGTCGTGCTGATCACCTTCCTCGGCCGCTTCAGCGACCACGTGGGTCGACGTCCCGTCTATGCCGTATCGGCGGCGGCGATGATCCTCCTGGCCATCCCGTCCTTCCAACTCATCAAGATGCACGGCACCTGGCCGCCGATCTTGGGTGTGCTGATCCTGTCGACGCTGCTGGCCTGCTTCGCCGCACCAAGTGCCGCCACTCTGCCCGCGCTCTTTCCCACCGCCGTGCGCTATGCGGCCATGGGCATCGGCTTCAACTTCGCCGTCGCAGCTTTCGGCGGCACCACGCCACTGGTCACGGCCGCCCTGGTCAACGCCTCCGGCGACGACCTGATGCCCGCCTACTACCTGATGCTGGCCGGGGTCATCGGACTGATCACCGTGAAGTTCCTGCCGGAGAGCGCACAGGTGCCACTCAACGGTTCCCAACCGATGGTGGGCTCCGAAGACGAACAGCGCGAACTGCTCTCCAGCGCCGAGGCCCTCTATCGCTCAACCCGGCAGAAGGTCTGA
- a CDS encoding VOC family protein, translating to MACRISELVIDCADPDRLAEFWSKVLGYVELGREGDGSIEIGPPDVGFGGPQPVLVLSPSSDPRPGKLRLHIDVSPTDRDQDAELERLLALGARPADIGQTGTESWHVLADPEGNEFCLLRTRLQPL from the coding sequence ATGGCATGCCGCATCAGCGAACTGGTCATCGACTGCGCCGACCCCGACCGGCTCGCCGAGTTCTGGAGCAAGGTCCTCGGCTACGTCGAACTCGGCCGGGAGGGCGACGGAAGCATCGAGATCGGGCCGCCCGACGTCGGCTTCGGCGGCCCGCAGCCCGTCCTGGTCCTCAGCCCCAGCAGCGACCCGCGGCCAGGGAAGCTCCGGCTGCACATCGACGTCAGCCCCACCGACCGCGACCAGGACGCCGAACTGGAGCGACTGCTCGCTCTCGGCGCCAGACCCGCCGACATCGGCCAGACCGGCACCGAGAGCTGGCACGTCCTGGCGGACCCGGAAGGCAACGAATTCTGCCTGCTGCGCACCCGGCTGCAGCCCCTCTGA
- a CDS encoding ATP-binding protein codes for MDGSRASWINTTHDWASAVDLGHLARIRREPAKFAPGGPAHLVLEVVAYAADEASSRGGGRCAITLHRDGSVSVVDDGRGTDTRVDDHGRIVKKPVMASKDLRFFDSPDAERLPDGHPRRGMSVVAGLSEWLIHTNRRGNGAWTQRYEHGVPATGLEPVGADGTTGTLVCFQPVELLRSQAPLTAGDLTRWIAHWSDLEVRVDDRRDSVGIS; via the coding sequence ATGGATGGATCAAGGGCTTCGTGGATCAACACCACCCACGACTGGGCCAGCGCCGTGGACCTGGGCCATCTCGCCCGGATCCGCCGGGAACCAGCGAAGTTTGCTCCTGGTGGCCCAGCGCACCTCGTCCTTGAAGTCGTCGCCTACGCCGCTGACGAGGCATCGAGTCGAGGGGGTGGACGCTGTGCGATCACTCTGCACCGCGACGGCTCGGTGTCCGTGGTCGACGACGGACGAGGCACCGACACCCGCGTCGATGATCACGGCCGGATCGTGAAGAAGCCGGTGATGGCATCGAAGGACCTGCGGTTCTTCGACTCCCCGGACGCCGAGCGACTTCCGGACGGGCATCCACGTCGCGGCATGTCCGTCGTAGCGGGGCTGAGCGAGTGGCTGATTCACACCAACCGCCGTGGCAACGGGGCTTGGACGCAGCGCTATGAGCATGGGGTTCCTGCGACTGGCCTGGAGCCTGTCGGGGCCGATGGGACCACCGGAACGCTCGTCTGTTTTCAGCCGGTTGAGTTGCTCCGCTCGCAAGCGCCGTTGACTGCAGGCGACCTGACACGGTGGATCGCCCACTGGTCCGACCTGGAGGTTCGCGTCGACGACCGACGTGACAGCGTTGGGATCAGCTGA
- a CDS encoding VOC family protein, whose product MSSIKQFQVTFDCAEPERLARFWCEVLGYVVPPPPEGFASWDDFNSSLSPERQGAGFVCMDPSGVGPRMYFQRVPEGKVVKNRVHLCVRAGTGLVGDERLATLEAECARLVALGAVRERLLRADGVNESCIVMQDIEGNEFCLD is encoded by the coding sequence ATGTCATCGATCAAGCAGTTCCAAGTCACCTTCGACTGCGCGGAACCCGAGCGCCTCGCTCGTTTCTGGTGCGAGGTGTTGGGGTACGTCGTACCGCCGCCCCCGGAGGGGTTTGCCAGTTGGGACGATTTCAACAGCTCGCTGTCGCCCGAGCGCCAGGGTGCGGGGTTTGTCTGCATGGATCCCTCAGGTGTCGGCCCGCGCATGTACTTCCAGCGTGTCCCCGAAGGCAAGGTCGTCAAGAATCGGGTTCATCTTTGCGTGCGGGCCGGCACGGGGCTCGTGGGCGATGAGCGCCTCGCCACACTCGAGGCCGAATGCGCACGACTGGTCGCGCTCGGTGCGGTCCGCGAACGACTTCTGCGCGCCGATGGCGTCAATGAGTCGTGCATCGTGATGCAGGACATCGAGGGCAACGAGTTCTGTCTCGACTGA